From one Streptomyces sp. ICC1 genomic stretch:
- a CDS encoding glutamine synthetase family protein, which produces MVDRKPPLSTEELRALVASGEIDTVVLAFPDMQGRLQGKRFAAQFFLDEVLEHGTEGCNYLLAVDTDMNTVDGYEMSSWDRGYGDFAMHPDLATLRRIPWNPGSAFLLADLAWGDGSPVVAAPRQILRRQLERLGERGYTAMVGTELEFMVFQDTYEQAWNSNYRGLTPANQYNIDYSVLGTGRVEPLLRRIRNEMQAAGLVVESAKGECNLGQHEIAFRYDEALKTCDQHAVYKTGAKEIAAQEGVSLTFMAKYDEREGNSCHIHLSLGDADGRNAMAADGPDAHAHGGMSPVMRHFLAGQLAALRDFSLLYAPNINSYKRFRPGSFAPTAVAWGVDNRTCALRVVGHGRSMRFENRLPGGDVNPYLAVAGLVAAGIYGIEHQLELPEPCAGNAYTADFAHVPTTLREAAELWENSEIAKAAFGPEVVAHYRNMARVELDAYDSAVTDWELRRSFERL; this is translated from the coding sequence GTGGTAGACCGCAAGCCGCCGCTTTCGACGGAAGAGCTCCGAGCTCTCGTCGCCAGCGGTGAGATCGACACAGTGGTCCTGGCCTTCCCCGACATGCAGGGGCGGCTCCAGGGCAAGCGGTTCGCCGCCCAGTTCTTCCTCGACGAGGTCCTCGAGCACGGCACCGAGGGCTGCAACTACCTGCTCGCCGTCGACACCGACATGAACACCGTCGACGGATACGAGATGTCCTCCTGGGACCGGGGCTACGGCGACTTCGCCATGCACCCCGACCTCGCCACCCTGCGCCGGATCCCCTGGAACCCGGGCAGCGCCTTCCTCCTCGCCGACCTCGCCTGGGGCGACGGCTCGCCCGTGGTCGCCGCACCCCGGCAGATCCTGCGCCGCCAGCTGGAGCGCCTCGGCGAACGGGGCTACACCGCGATGGTGGGCACCGAGCTGGAGTTCATGGTCTTCCAGGACACCTACGAGCAGGCCTGGAACTCCAACTACCGCGGCCTGACCCCCGCCAACCAGTACAACATCGACTACTCCGTCCTCGGGACCGGCCGCGTCGAACCCCTGCTGCGCCGCATCCGCAACGAGATGCAGGCCGCGGGCCTGGTCGTCGAGTCGGCCAAGGGCGAGTGCAACCTCGGCCAGCACGAGATCGCCTTCCGCTACGACGAGGCGCTGAAGACCTGCGACCAGCACGCCGTCTACAAGACGGGGGCCAAGGAGATCGCCGCCCAGGAGGGCGTCTCGCTCACCTTCATGGCCAAGTACGACGAGCGCGAGGGCAACTCCTGCCACATTCACCTCTCGCTGGGCGACGCCGACGGGCGCAACGCGATGGCGGCGGACGGCCCGGACGCGCACGCCCACGGCGGTATGTCACCGGTGATGCGCCACTTCCTGGCCGGCCAGCTCGCCGCGCTGCGCGACTTCTCCCTTCTCTACGCCCCCAACATCAACTCGTACAAGCGTTTCCGTCCGGGATCCTTCGCGCCGACCGCCGTCGCGTGGGGCGTGGACAACCGGACCTGCGCGCTGCGCGTCGTCGGCCACGGCCGCTCCATGCGCTTCGAGAACCGCCTCCCCGGCGGGGACGTCAACCCGTACCTCGCCGTCGCGGGCCTGGTCGCGGCCGGGATCTACGGCATCGAGCACCAGCTGGAGCTGCCCGAGCCCTGTGCAGGCAACGCCTACACCGCCGACTTCGCGCACGTCCCCACCACCTTGCGCGAGGCCGCCGAACTCTGGGAGAACAGCGAGATCGCCAAGGCCGCCTTCGGCCCCGAGGTCGTCGCCCACTACCGGAACATGGCCCGCGTCGAACTGGACGCGTACGACTCCGCGGTGACCGACTGGGAACTGCGCCGCTCCTTCGAACGCCTGTAG
- a CDS encoding XRE family transcriptional regulator produces MGVAVRKRRRALHLTLAAVSARSGLSVPFLSQIENERARPSMRSLERVADALETTAVELLAASDTARTVDLVRAGDDSGLTPVPGVRPLVRGHHQLHALEFTGDQDAGREYQHRNDELMYVVSGACQVEAEGRAYRLENGDALFLSGGVRHRWRAVTEDTRILIVAVGDHIHATSEPPSPGH; encoded by the coding sequence GTGGGCGTCGCCGTGCGCAAGAGACGCCGGGCGCTGCACCTCACGCTCGCCGCCGTGTCCGCGCGCAGCGGCCTGTCGGTCCCCTTCCTCAGCCAGATAGAGAACGAACGGGCCCGCCCCAGCATGCGGTCCCTCGAACGGGTCGCCGACGCGCTGGAGACCACGGCCGTCGAGCTGCTGGCCGCCTCCGACACCGCGCGCACCGTGGACCTCGTCCGGGCCGGCGACGACTCGGGGCTCACCCCGGTCCCCGGCGTACGGCCCCTCGTACGCGGGCACCACCAGCTGCACGCACTGGAGTTCACCGGGGACCAGGACGCCGGCCGCGAGTACCAGCACCGCAACGACGAGCTGATGTACGTGGTCTCGGGCGCCTGCCAGGTGGAGGCGGAGGGCCGGGCCTACCGGCTGGAGAACGGGGACGCGCTGTTCCTGTCCGGCGGGGTGCGCCACCGCTGGCGGGCCGTCACCGAGGACACCCGGATCCTGATCGTGGCGGTCGGCGACCACATCCACGCCACCTCCGAACCGCCCTCGCCGGGACACTGA
- a CDS encoding helical backbone metal receptor: MRTPERIVSLVPSLTEAVAVSAPGALVGVTDWCTHPAALGEAARVGGTKNPDVRAIVELRPDLVIANEEENRAPDLAALRAAGLDVLVTEVRDLPQALSELERVLVGALGLERPGWLADAEAAWARVEPLPPALAFVPVWRRPWMVLGRDTFAGDLLARLGVRNAYAGHAERYPRIGAAELAASGCDLVVLPDEPYRFTAGDGPEAFPGIPAALVSGRHLTWYGPSLAEAPEVLARALRAAGPTP, from the coding sequence GTGCGCACGCCGGAGCGGATCGTCTCGCTGGTGCCCTCCCTGACCGAGGCGGTGGCGGTGAGCGCGCCCGGAGCGCTGGTCGGGGTGACCGACTGGTGCACGCACCCGGCCGCGCTCGGGGAGGCGGCGCGCGTCGGGGGCACCAAGAACCCCGACGTCCGGGCGATCGTGGAGCTGCGCCCGGACCTGGTCATCGCCAACGAGGAGGAGAACCGGGCCCCGGACCTGGCCGCGCTGCGGGCCGCCGGGCTGGACGTGCTGGTCACCGAGGTACGGGACCTGCCGCAGGCCTTGAGCGAGCTGGAGCGGGTCCTGGTGGGGGCGCTGGGGCTGGAGCGGCCCGGCTGGCTGGCGGACGCCGAGGCCGCGTGGGCCCGCGTGGAGCCGCTCCCGCCCGCCCTGGCCTTCGTACCGGTCTGGCGGCGGCCCTGGATGGTGCTCGGGCGGGACACCTTCGCGGGAGACCTGCTGGCCCGCCTGGGCGTCCGCAACGCCTACGCCGGGCACGCGGAGCGCTATCCGCGGATCGGGGCGGCCGAGCTGGCCGCTTCGGGCTGCGACCTCGTCGTCCTCCCGGACGAGCCGTACCGCTTCACCGCCGGTGACGGGCCCGAGGCCTTCCCCGGGATCCCCGCCGCGCTCGTCAGCGGACGGCACCTGACCTGGTACGGGCCCTCGCTGGCCGAGGCCCCGGAGGTCCTGGCGCGGGCGCTGCGGGCGGCGGGCCCGACCCCGTAG
- the eat gene encoding ethanolamine permease, with amino-acid sequence MADDTGARLAAVPEPTTSPENGGDGYLERRTLRRGSAGWLLLTGLGVAYVVSGDFSGWNIGLAQGGFGGLAIATVLMGAMYACLVFSLAELSAILPTAGGGYGFARRALGTWGGFLTGTAILIEYVLAPAAIAIFIGDYVESLNLFGLTSGWPVYLACFAIFIGIHLWGVGEALSFSLVVTAIAVIALIVFAVGAFTQFDASNLDNIAVDTSAAGASSWLPLGFLGIWAAFPFGMWFFLGVEGVPLAAEEAKDPVRSVPRALSISMGILVLLALVTFLASTGARGADAIKDAGNPLVVALEGDPGLSWLKTFVNYAGLAGLVASFFSLIYAGSRQLFALSRAGYLPRFLSLTSRRKAPYLGLLIPGAIGFALAAATGNGPRMLNIAVFGATISYALMALSHIVLRRREPGLERPYRTPGGIATSTVAFVLALSALVATFLVDKDAAFMALGVYAVALAYFAFYSRHHLVASAPEEEFAALAEAEAELSRD; translated from the coding sequence ATGGCCGACGACACCGGCGCACGGCTGGCAGCCGTGCCCGAACCCACCACATCCCCCGAGAACGGCGGCGACGGCTACCTGGAGCGCCGCACCCTGCGCCGCGGCAGCGCCGGCTGGCTGCTCCTGACCGGCCTCGGTGTCGCGTACGTCGTCTCCGGCGACTTCTCCGGCTGGAACATCGGCCTCGCCCAGGGCGGTTTCGGCGGCCTCGCCATAGCCACCGTCCTGATGGGCGCGATGTACGCGTGCCTGGTCTTCTCCCTCGCCGAGCTGTCCGCGATCCTGCCGACCGCCGGCGGCGGCTACGGCTTCGCCCGCCGGGCGCTCGGCACCTGGGGCGGCTTCCTCACCGGCACCGCGATCCTCATCGAGTACGTCCTCGCCCCGGCCGCCATCGCCATCTTCATCGGCGACTACGTCGAGTCCCTCAACCTCTTCGGCCTCACCTCCGGCTGGCCGGTCTACCTCGCCTGCTTCGCGATCTTCATCGGCATCCACCTGTGGGGCGTCGGCGAGGCCCTCAGCTTCTCCCTCGTCGTCACCGCCATCGCCGTGATCGCCCTCATCGTCTTCGCCGTCGGCGCGTTCACCCAGTTCGACGCCTCCAACCTCGACAACATCGCCGTCGACACCTCCGCCGCCGGCGCGAGCTCGTGGCTGCCGCTGGGCTTCCTCGGCATCTGGGCCGCCTTCCCCTTCGGCATGTGGTTCTTCCTCGGCGTCGAGGGCGTTCCGCTGGCCGCCGAGGAGGCCAAGGACCCGGTCCGCTCCGTGCCGCGCGCCCTGTCGATCTCCATGGGCATCCTGGTCCTGCTCGCGCTGGTCACCTTCCTCGCCTCGACCGGAGCGCGCGGCGCCGACGCCATCAAGGACGCCGGCAACCCGCTGGTCGTCGCCCTGGAAGGCGACCCCGGCCTCTCCTGGCTGAAGACCTTCGTCAACTACGCGGGCCTGGCCGGGCTCGTGGCCTCCTTCTTCTCCCTCATCTACGCCGGCTCGCGCCAGCTGTTCGCCCTCTCCCGGGCGGGCTACCTGCCCCGCTTCCTGTCCCTGACCTCCCGGCGCAAGGCCCCGTACCTCGGCCTTCTCATCCCCGGCGCGATCGGCTTCGCGCTGGCCGCCGCCACCGGGAACGGCCCGCGCATGCTGAACATCGCGGTGTTCGGCGCGACCATCTCGTACGCGCTGATGGCCCTGTCGCACATCGTGCTGCGGCGCCGCGAGCCCGGCCTGGAGCGCCCGTACCGCACCCCCGGCGGCATCGCGACCTCCACGGTGGCCTTCGTGCTCGCCCTCTCCGCCCTGGTCGCCACCTTCCTCGTCGACAAGGACGCGGCGTTCATGGCCCTGGGCGTGTACGCCGTCGCCCTCGCCTACTTCGCGTTCTACAGTCGCCACCACCTGGTGGCCTCCGCGCCGGAGGAGGAGTTCGCGGCGCTGGCGGAAGCCGAGGCCGAGCTCTCCCGCGACTGA
- a CDS encoding gamma-glutamyl-gamma-aminobutyrate hydrolase family protein — protein MPRPLIGITTYVEESTRYGVWDLPTALVPTRYYELVQASGGTAVLLPPDEPEAAQEVLARLDGLVVAGGPDVDPVRYGAPRDPRTGAPATVRDEWELALIAAALASRKPLLGICRGMQALNVALGGTLIQHIDGHVVGDGVFSWHPVRPVPGTRYAALVPEESEVPTYHHQAADRLGRGLIASSHAADGTVESIELADPAHWAVGVQWHPERDKDTRVMSALITAASTPPG, from the coding sequence GTGCCCAGGCCGCTCATCGGCATCACCACCTACGTCGAGGAGTCCACCCGCTACGGCGTGTGGGACCTCCCGACGGCCCTCGTCCCCACCCGGTACTACGAACTCGTCCAGGCGTCGGGCGGCACGGCCGTGCTGCTCCCGCCGGACGAGCCGGAGGCGGCGCAGGAGGTGCTGGCCCGACTGGACGGCCTGGTCGTCGCGGGCGGCCCGGACGTGGACCCGGTCCGGTACGGGGCTCCGCGCGATCCCCGCACCGGAGCGCCGGCGACGGTGCGCGACGAGTGGGAACTGGCGCTCATCGCCGCGGCGCTGGCCTCCCGCAAGCCCCTGCTCGGGATCTGCCGGGGCATGCAGGCGCTGAACGTGGCCCTGGGCGGGACGCTGATCCAGCACATCGACGGCCACGTGGTGGGCGACGGCGTCTTCTCCTGGCACCCCGTCCGTCCGGTCCCCGGCACCCGGTACGCGGCGCTGGTCCCGGAGGAGTCGGAGGTCCCGACCTACCACCACCAGGCCGCCGACCGGCTGGGCCGCGGCCTGATCGCCTCGTCCCACGCCGCCGACGGAACGGTGGAGTCGATCGAACTGGCCGACCCCGCCCACTGGGCCGTGGGCGTCCAATGGCACCCGGAACGCGACAAGGACACCCGCGTCATGTCAGCCCTGATCACCGCGGCATCCACCCCACCCGGGTGA
- a CDS encoding FCD domain-containing protein yields the protein MTDTASEGDSVARLNPVLRQVRAGNGFEEALEQILQVVRLGLVPGGERLPPERELAERMGISRVTLREVLKVLQDQGLVEARRGRYGGTFVLPRPDTPAGGAEEELRRRVAGVDIEDVLRFREVLEVGAAGLCASQGLSEPDTDRLLGALAATHDAPLAAYRRQDTLFHLTLCELAGSATLTAQYAAVRATVNDLLDCIPLLVRNLEHSQQQHSTLVEAVLERDADAAREVMREHCCGTAALLRGFLA from the coding sequence ATGACCGATACGGCGAGCGAGGGCGACTCCGTCGCGCGGCTCAATCCCGTGCTGCGCCAGGTGCGGGCGGGCAACGGTTTCGAGGAGGCGCTGGAGCAGATCCTCCAGGTCGTCCGGCTCGGCCTGGTGCCGGGCGGGGAACGGCTGCCGCCCGAGCGCGAGTTGGCCGAGCGGATGGGGATCAGCCGGGTCACGCTCCGCGAGGTGCTGAAGGTGCTCCAGGACCAGGGCCTGGTGGAGGCCCGGCGCGGGCGGTACGGCGGAACGTTTGTGCTGCCCCGCCCCGACACCCCGGCCGGGGGCGCCGAGGAGGAGCTGCGCCGGCGCGTCGCGGGCGTGGACATCGAGGACGTCCTGCGCTTCCGCGAGGTCCTGGAGGTGGGCGCGGCCGGACTGTGTGCGTCCCAGGGGCTGTCGGAGCCGGACACGGACCGGCTGCTCGGCGCGCTGGCCGCCACCCACGACGCCCCGCTGGCCGCCTACCGGCGCCAGGACACGCTCTTCCACCTCACCCTGTGCGAACTCGCCGGATCCGCCACCCTGACGGCCCAGTACGCGGCCGTCCGCGCGACCGTGAACGACCTGCTGGACTGCATCCCGCTGCTGGTGCGCAACCTCGAGCACTCCCAGCAGCAGCACAGCACGCTGGTGGAGGCGGTGCTGGAGCGGGACGCGGACGCGGCGCGCGAGGTGATGCGCGAGCACTGCTGCGGCACGGCGGCGCTGCTGCGGGGGTTCCTGGCCTGA
- a CDS encoding TDT family transporter, protein MATTLVRPRPATPGIQRTHKAPALRHLGPNWYAAVMGTAIIANAGATLPYQLPGQRVVCQLFWVLAATALAVLLTARAGHWLHHRDQARAHLLDPAVAPFYGCLSMALLAVGGGALIVGKDLIGVRAAVAADTVLFTAGTAIGLVAAVAVPYLMVVRHKVEAHQATPVWLLPLVAPMVSAALGPLLIPHLAAGQAREAMLLGCYAMFGISLLATLLMLPLVFGRLIVSGPLPLALTPTLFLVLGPLGQSTTAVNSLADMAPQSISGAYSGAFAAFAVVYGVPVMGFALLWLALAAAMLVRAARDGMGFAMTWWALTFPVGTCVTGAAGLARHTGLTAFSWLAAALFLALLTAWLLAAANTLRGLFTGRLIAAPR, encoded by the coding sequence ATGGCCACCACCCTCGTACGACCCCGTCCCGCCACCCCCGGGATCCAGCGGACCCACAAGGCTCCCGCGCTGCGCCACCTCGGCCCCAACTGGTACGCCGCCGTCATGGGCACGGCGATCATCGCCAACGCCGGCGCGACCCTCCCCTACCAGCTCCCCGGCCAGCGCGTGGTCTGCCAGCTCTTCTGGGTCCTGGCCGCCACCGCCCTCGCCGTGCTCCTGACCGCCCGGGCCGGCCACTGGCTCCACCACCGCGACCAGGCCCGCGCCCACCTCCTCGACCCCGCCGTGGCCCCGTTCTACGGCTGCCTCTCGATGGCCCTGCTGGCCGTCGGCGGCGGCGCCCTGATCGTCGGCAAGGACCTGATCGGGGTCCGCGCCGCCGTCGCCGCCGACACGGTCCTGTTCACCGCGGGCACCGCGATCGGCCTGGTCGCGGCCGTGGCCGTGCCGTACCTGATGGTGGTCCGCCACAAGGTCGAGGCCCACCAGGCCACCCCCGTCTGGCTGCTCCCCCTGGTCGCCCCGATGGTCTCCGCCGCGCTGGGCCCCCTGCTGATCCCCCACCTGGCCGCGGGCCAGGCCCGCGAGGCCATGCTGCTCGGCTGCTACGCCATGTTCGGCATCAGCCTGCTGGCCACCCTGCTGATGCTCCCCCTGGTCTTCGGGCGGCTGATCGTGAGCGGCCCCCTGCCCCTGGCGCTCACCCCGACCCTGTTCCTGGTCCTCGGCCCCCTGGGCCAGTCCACCACCGCCGTGAACTCCCTCGCGGACATGGCCCCCCAGTCGATATCCGGCGCGTACTCCGGCGCCTTCGCCGCCTTCGCCGTCGTCTACGGGGTCCCCGTGATGGGATTCGCCCTGCTGTGGCTGGCGCTGGCCGCGGCGATGCTGGTGCGGGCCGCCCGCGACGGCATGGGGTTCGCGATGACCTGGTGGGCGCTGACCTTCCCCGTCGGCACCTGCGTCACCGGCGCCGCCGGGCTGGCCCGCCACACCGGGCTCACCGCCTTCTCCTGGCTGGCCGCGGCCCTCTTCCTGGCCCTGCTGACCGCCTGGCTGCTCGCCGCCGCGAACACCCTGCGGGGCCTGTTCACCGGCCGCCTGATCGCCGCACCCCGCTAG
- a CDS encoding siderophore-interacting protein: MAEGRARKVGTAVVVRTERLTPHMVRIVLGGDGLAGFAAGAYTDHYVKILFAPEGVRYASPWDLEQIRSAHPREEWPRQRAYTVRAWDPAHRELTLDFVVHGDEGLAGPWAARVQPGELVRFLGPGGAYTPDPVAGWHLLVGDESALPAIGAAMERMPYGSLVHAFIEVEGPRDELKTATPDGTTPIWVHRGSRPVGEALTEAVRALAFPSRDVHAFVHGEAGFVKELRRHLRVEREIPRERLSISGYWRLGETDEGWRAIKRDWNAGVEAEQEPVGASR, translated from the coding sequence GTGGCAGAAGGACGCGCCCGCAAGGTCGGCACCGCAGTCGTCGTGCGCACCGAGCGGTTGACGCCGCACATGGTGCGGATCGTTCTGGGCGGTGACGGGCTGGCCGGCTTCGCAGCGGGCGCGTACACCGACCACTACGTGAAGATCCTGTTCGCACCGGAGGGCGTGCGCTACGCCTCCCCGTGGGACCTGGAGCAGATCCGGTCGGCCCACCCCCGTGAGGAATGGCCGCGCCAGCGGGCGTACACGGTCCGCGCCTGGGACCCGGCGCACCGCGAGCTGACCCTCGATTTCGTGGTCCACGGCGACGAGGGCCTGGCCGGCCCCTGGGCGGCCCGCGTCCAACCGGGTGAACTCGTGCGCTTCCTGGGACCGGGCGGCGCCTACACCCCGGACCCGGTCGCCGGCTGGCACCTGCTGGTCGGTGACGAGAGCGCCCTGCCGGCGATCGGCGCCGCGATGGAGCGGATGCCCTACGGCTCCCTGGTCCACGCGTTCATCGAGGTCGAGGGCCCCCGGGACGAGCTGAAGACCGCCACCCCGGACGGCACCACCCCGATCTGGGTCCACCGCGGCTCCCGCCCCGTCGGCGAGGCGCTGACCGAGGCCGTGCGGGCGCTGGCCTTCCCCTCCCGCGACGTCCACGCCTTCGTCCACGGCGAGGCGGGCTTCGTCAAGGAGCTCCGCCGCCACCTGCGCGTCGAGCGCGAGATCCCGCGCGAGCGCCTGTCGATCTCCGGCTACTGGCGCCTGGGCGAGACGGACGAGGGCTGGCGCGCGATCAAGCGCGACTGGAACGCCGGGGTCGAGGCCGAGCAGGAACCGGTCGGCGCCTCGCGCTGA
- a CDS encoding 5'-3' exonuclease, which translates to MLLDTASLYYRAYFGVPESVKAPDGTPVNAVRGLLDFIGRLVQDHRPDDLVACMDADWRPHWRVELIPSYKAHRVAQESASGPDLEETPDTLAPQVPIIEAALDAFGIARVGVAGYEADDVIGTLTTRATGPVDIVTGDRDLYQLVDDSRYRRVLYPLKGVGTLQVTDEAWLLEKYGVDGPGYADLALLRGDPSDGLPGVPGIGEKTAAKLLHAYGDLAGIIAAIDDPKSALTPTQRKRLDASRPYLAVAPKVVQVASDVQLPPFDPALPAAPARPDLVAALARRWGLGGAVERLSSTLRP; encoded by the coding sequence ATGCTCCTGGACACCGCCTCCCTCTACTACCGCGCGTACTTCGGCGTGCCGGAATCCGTGAAAGCCCCCGACGGCACCCCGGTCAACGCCGTGCGCGGCCTGCTCGACTTCATCGGCCGCCTCGTACAGGACCACCGGCCCGACGATCTCGTGGCCTGCATGGACGCCGACTGGCGGCCGCACTGGCGGGTGGAGCTGATCCCCTCCTACAAGGCCCACCGGGTCGCGCAGGAGTCCGCGAGCGGCCCCGACCTCGAGGAGACCCCGGACACCCTGGCCCCGCAGGTGCCGATCATCGAGGCGGCCCTGGACGCCTTCGGGATCGCCCGGGTGGGGGTCGCCGGCTACGAGGCGGACGACGTGATCGGCACGCTGACCACCCGCGCCACCGGCCCGGTGGACATCGTCACCGGCGACCGGGACCTGTACCAGCTGGTCGACGACTCCCGGTACCGGCGCGTGCTCTACCCGCTGAAGGGGGTCGGCACCCTCCAGGTGACCGACGAGGCGTGGCTGCTGGAGAAGTACGGGGTCGACGGCCCGGGCTACGCGGACCTGGCCCTGCTGCGCGGCGATCCGAGCGACGGCCTGCCGGGCGTCCCGGGGATCGGCGAGAAGACCGCGGCGAAGCTGCTCCACGCGTACGGGGACCTGGCCGGGATCATCGCGGCGATCGACGACCCGAAGTCGGCCCTGACCCCCACCCAGCGCAAGCGGCTCGACGCATCCCGGCCGTATCTGGCGGTCGCCCCCAAGGTCGTCCAGGTCGCCTCCGATGTTCAACTGCCGCCGTTCGATCCGGCGCTCCCGGCCGCTCCGGCCCGGCCCGACCTGGTCGCGGCACTCGCCCGGCGCTGGGGCCTGGGGGGAGCAGTTGAACGCCTGAGCAGCACACTGCGCCCTTGA
- a CDS encoding LysR family transcriptional regulator gives MGNGYGSGSGYGSAYGSEERPDALVPLAHRVPDLGAMELLIAVARLGSLSGAARRLGITQPAASSRIRAMETRLGVALVDRSPRGSTLTAEGALVTDWARRVVEAAEAFDAGAQALRGRRDSRLRVAASMTIAEYLLPGWLIALRGQRPGTAVSLHAGNSAVVAERVLAHEADLGFVEGLSVPEGLDSVVIAQDRLVVAVAPGHPWARRSQGVSATELAATPLILREWGSGTRQVLDAALAGCGGLAEPLLELASTTAVKAAAVSGAGPCVLSELAVGDELAGRRLVSVPVIGAGLARELRAVWPAGARPAGPARDLLALTRH, from the coding sequence ATGGGCAATGGGTACGGCAGTGGCAGCGGATACGGCAGTGCGTACGGCAGCGAGGAGCGGCCCGACGCGCTGGTTCCGCTGGCGCACCGGGTCCCCGACCTGGGCGCCATGGAACTGCTGATCGCGGTCGCGCGCCTCGGCAGCCTGAGCGGCGCCGCGCGGCGGCTCGGGATCACCCAGCCCGCCGCCAGCAGTCGGATCCGGGCGATGGAGACCCGGCTCGGGGTCGCGCTGGTGGACCGGTCCCCGCGCGGGTCGACGCTGACGGCGGAGGGTGCGCTGGTCACGGACTGGGCGCGACGGGTGGTGGAGGCGGCCGAGGCCTTCGACGCGGGCGCGCAGGCGCTGCGGGGCCGCCGGGACTCCCGGCTGCGGGTCGCGGCGAGCATGACCATCGCGGAGTACCTGCTGCCCGGCTGGCTGATCGCGCTGCGCGGACAGCGCCCCGGTACGGCGGTGTCGCTGCACGCGGGGAACTCGGCGGTGGTGGCCGAGCGGGTCCTCGCGCACGAGGCGGACCTCGGCTTCGTGGAGGGGCTGAGCGTGCCGGAGGGACTCGACTCGGTGGTGATCGCGCAGGACCGGCTCGTGGTGGCAGTGGCCCCCGGGCACCCGTGGGCGCGGCGCTCGCAGGGGGTCTCGGCGACGGAGCTGGCGGCGACGCCGCTGATCCTGCGGGAGTGGGGATCGGGGACCCGGCAGGTGTTGGACGCGGCGCTGGCCGGGTGCGGGGGGCTGGCGGAGCCGCTGCTGGAACTGGCTTCGACGACCGCGGTGAAGGCGGCGGCGGTGAGCGGGGCGGGGCCGTGCGTGCTGTCGGAACTGGCGGTCGGGGACGAACTCGCGGGCCGCAGGCTGGTGTCCGTGCCGGTGATCGGGGCGGGGCTGGCGCGGGAGCTCCGGGCGGTCTGGCCCGCGGGGGCCCGGCCGGCGGGCCCGGCGCGGGACTTGCTCGCGCTGACCCGCCACTGA